The Aurantiacibacter gangjinensis genome includes a region encoding these proteins:
- a CDS encoding ExbD/TolR family protein has product MAYRSRLVGRHTNTTPSPMNELNITPLIDVLLVLLVMLILSIPIATNRLDVDLPAPCPGCVMSESETVALIVLADGGILWNGEPVTGDQLTARLDAAAAQPENPVIRFQPEANASYEDSVHVINAVADAGVDKFAFAGNEQYRDFDAH; this is encoded by the coding sequence ATGGCTTATCGTTCCCGCCTGGTCGGTCGTCACACGAACACCACGCCCTCGCCGATGAACGAGCTCAACATCACGCCGCTGATCGACGTGCTGCTCGTTCTGCTCGTCATGCTGATCCTCTCCATCCCCATCGCCACAAACCGCTTGGACGTAGACCTGCCCGCCCCGTGCCCCGGCTGCGTGATGTCGGAGAGCGAAACCGTCGCACTGATCGTCCTCGCCGATGGCGGGATATTGTGGAACGGCGAACCTGTCACCGGCGATCAGCTCACCGCGCGCCTCGATGCCGCCGCCGCGCAGCCCGAAAACCCTGTCATCCGCTTCCAGCCTGAAGCCAATGCCAGCTACGAAGACAGCGTCCACGTCATCAACGCCGTCGCCGATGCCGGCGTCGACAAATTCGCCTTCGCCGGAAACGAGCAATATCGCGATTTCGATGCGCATTAG
- the pgmG gene encoding phosphoglucomutase/phosphomannomutase PgmG — translation MSHIFDPTTLREYDIRGIIGETLGPDDARAIGRGFATLLLREGSVEGRRPCVAVGYDGRVSSPMLEHALIEGLTSGGCAVRRIGMSATPMLYYAEASAEEVDGGIQITGSHNPANYNGFKMVFEGRPFFGGDIQRLGELAAAGDWTSGMGEVDSVDIIEQYVERLLTALSGIDEGVLSGLRIGWDAGNGAAGPALELLTQRLPGEHHLLYTEVDGNFPNHHPDPTVEANLVDLRALVAAKNLDFGVAFDGDGDRIGAIDGEGRVVWGDQLLMIYAEDLLGRLPNATVIADVKASRALFDHVAAHGGKPVMWKTGHSLIKSKMKEVSSPLAGEMSGHVFFADDYYGFDDALYAAVRLMAASARLGRSVTELRGAMPEMINTPEMRFQVDESRKFAAIEEIAARIAASDAVADTTDGVRVTTDDGWWLLRASNTQDVLVARAESDTQEGLERLLASIDEQLALSGLERGSNVGH, via the coding sequence ATGAGCCACATTTTCGACCCCACCACCCTTCGCGAATACGATATTCGCGGTATTATCGGCGAGACGCTGGGTCCGGACGATGCTCGCGCGATCGGACGCGGGTTCGCGACCCTTCTGTTACGCGAGGGCAGCGTGGAAGGGCGCAGGCCTTGCGTCGCGGTCGGCTATGATGGCCGCGTCAGCTCGCCCATGCTGGAACATGCGTTGATCGAGGGGCTGACGTCCGGCGGATGTGCCGTGCGCCGCATCGGTATGAGCGCCACGCCCATGCTGTATTACGCCGAAGCCTCAGCCGAAGAGGTAGATGGCGGCATTCAGATAACTGGCAGCCACAATCCCGCCAATTACAATGGCTTCAAGATGGTATTTGAAGGGCGACCCTTCTTCGGCGGCGACATCCAGCGGCTCGGCGAACTGGCGGCTGCGGGCGACTGGACCAGCGGCATGGGCGAAGTCGACAGTGTCGATATCATCGAACAGTATGTCGAGCGTTTGCTGACTGCACTCTCGGGGATAGACGAGGGCGTGCTTTCCGGCCTCAGGATCGGCTGGGACGCGGGCAATGGCGCAGCCGGGCCGGCGCTGGAGCTCCTCACCCAGCGCCTTCCGGGTGAGCATCACCTGCTGTACACTGAAGTCGACGGCAATTTTCCCAATCATCATCCTGATCCCACTGTCGAGGCCAACCTTGTCGACCTGCGTGCCCTTGTCGCGGCGAAGAACCTCGACTTCGGAGTGGCATTCGACGGCGATGGCGACCGGATCGGCGCAATCGACGGTGAAGGCCGCGTCGTCTGGGGGGATCAGTTACTGATGATCTACGCCGAGGACCTCCTCGGAAGACTACCTAACGCCACTGTTATCGCCGATGTGAAGGCCAGCCGCGCCCTGTTCGATCATGTTGCGGCGCATGGCGGAAAGCCGGTCATGTGGAAGACCGGCCACTCGCTGATTAAGTCCAAAATGAAGGAAGTTTCCTCTCCATTGGCGGGGGAAATGAGCGGGCATGTGTTTTTCGCCGACGATTATTACGGTTTCGACGATGCGCTTTATGCCGCTGTGCGCCTGATGGCGGCGAGCGCCCGGCTGGGGCGCAGCGTGACCGAATTGCGCGGCGCAATGCCCGAGATGATCAACACGCCGGAAATGCGCTTCCAAGTGGATGAAAGCCGCAAATTCGCCGCCATCGAGGAGATCGCCGCGCGCATCGCCGCCAGCGATGCCGTGGCGGACACGACCGACGGCGTGCGGGTGACGACCGACGATGGCTGGTGGCTGCTACGCGCCTCCAACACACAGGACGTGCTGGTCGCGCGCGCGGAAAGCGACACGCAGGAAGGGCTGGAGCGCCTGCTTGCCTCGATCGATGAACAATTGGCATTGAGCGGCCTCGAACGCGGCAGTAATGTTGGGCACTGA
- a CDS encoding ExbD/TolR family protein translates to MAISMGGGEGTPMSDINTTPLVDVMLVLLIIFLIAVPVAIQTVEELEIPVLVSQDSDDKVENLLITVTTTDAAGRTPSTLNTAYEGATRNGECRIFINNTTLVNSEELREQAFERLDSIVQRAGGPEAILEQPDLIPQVHIRGDVNAPWRCVAGTIFNIQAAGYPTVGFISNPVDPNG, encoded by the coding sequence ATGGCCATTTCGATGGGCGGCGGCGAAGGAACGCCAATGTCGGACATCAACACGACGCCTCTGGTGGACGTCATGCTGGTTCTGCTGATCATCTTCCTGATCGCGGTTCCGGTGGCCATCCAGACGGTGGAGGAGCTGGAAATCCCGGTTCTCGTGTCGCAGGATTCCGATGACAAGGTCGAAAACCTGCTGATCACCGTGACCACCACGGACGCTGCAGGCCGCACGCCAAGCACTCTGAACACCGCCTATGAAGGCGCGACGCGCAATGGCGAGTGCCGCATTTTCATAAACAACACTACGCTGGTGAATTCGGAAGAACTGCGCGAGCAGGCTTTCGAGCGGCTGGACAGCATCGTGCAGCGCGCGGGCGGCCCCGAGGCGATTCTCGAGCAGCCCGACCTGATCCCGCAAGTGCACATTCGCGGCGACGTGAACGCCCCGTGGCGCTGCGTGGCAGGCACTATTTTCAACATCCAGGCGGCGGGCTATCCCACTGTCGGGTTCATTTCCAACCCCGTCGACCCGAACGGCTGA
- a CDS encoding DUF2059 domain-containing protein, with protein sequence MMKNWIIALAAPLALAAQPAMAQEQEPLVITPDEEAVFDAMAEAFTVEPLTPEQEARMPIARRLAAQVIPEGAMAEMMSGMFDGLLSPLMELGGNSAAAALNQRLGYALSEDEIEESAAREALELIDPAWEQREELTMQAMQGATTAMMSAMEPMMRDVMAELYAIRFTDEQLADISAFYATETGAVFARESYTMASDPRIVGAMFADPEATFGAMGEMFAEIQAATADLPPQRGYADLSEQERNTLSRLTGIGKADLEASLEAGAAAAEF encoded by the coding sequence ATGATGAAGAACTGGATTATCGCGCTGGCCGCACCGCTGGCGCTGGCGGCGCAACCCGCGATGGCGCAGGAGCAGGAGCCATTAGTCATCACGCCGGACGAAGAGGCGGTGTTCGACGCGATGGCGGAGGCCTTCACCGTCGAACCGCTGACGCCCGAGCAGGAAGCACGCATGCCAATTGCGCGCAGATTGGCAGCGCAGGTCATCCCCGAGGGCGCGATGGCCGAGATGATGTCCGGCATGTTTGACGGCCTGTTGTCGCCGCTGATGGAACTGGGTGGAAACAGTGCGGCCGCCGCTCTCAACCAGCGGCTGGGCTACGCCCTATCCGAGGACGAGATCGAGGAGAGTGCCGCTCGCGAAGCATTGGAGCTGATAGACCCCGCTTGGGAACAGCGCGAGGAGCTCACCATGCAGGCCATGCAAGGCGCCACCACTGCGATGATGAGCGCGATGGAGCCGATGATGCGCGATGTGATGGCCGAGCTTTACGCCATCCGCTTCACGGACGAACAGCTGGCTGACATCTCCGCCTTCTATGCTACGGAAACTGGCGCTGTATTTGCCCGCGAAAGCTACACTATGGCAAGCGATCCGCGCATCGTGGGCGCGATGTTTGCAGATCCCGAAGCGACTTTCGGTGCGATGGGCGAGATGTTTGCCGAGATACAAGCGGCGACGGCTGACCTTCCACCGCAACGCGGCTACGCCGATCTGAGCGAGCAGGAGCGCAATACGCTTTCCCGACTCACCGGCATCGGCAAGGCCGATCTCGAAGCCTCGCTCGAAGCTGGTGCGGCCGCTGCCGAATTCTGA
- a CDS encoding ligase-associated DNA damage response DEXH box helicase, whose protein sequence is MVVSAEDIPPEIAEWFDGRGWRVRRHQAEMLAASDAGKHAMLVADTGAGKTLAGFLPTLADFSPSRIGDGKPPQGLHTLYVSPLKALAHDVQRNLLTPIEEIGLDIRVETRSGDTPSDRKRRQRSRPPNVLLTTPESLHLLLSYEDSFSLFAGLKRVVVDEIHAFATQKRGDLLAVALSRLQAIAPDMQRAALSATVADPEAFRSWIAPWGDLDAVDLVTGEAGAEPQVEILLPEEERVPWGGHAATWSIPQLYERIKANNTTLIFTNTRFLAEYIFQHLWDANEDKLPIGIHHGSLSKEARRKVEGAMARGELRALVCTASLDLGVDWGDIDLVVQMGAPKGSSRLLQRIGRANHRLDQPSRALLVPGNRFEFLEATAAREAVDEGKRDGEDFRRGGLDVLAQHIMACACAAPFDEAELLSQVRSCLPYASVDQELFGRVIEFVATGGYALRAYDKFKRIVRGKDGVWRLAHPEQAHRHRMNAGIILDAEMLDVRFRNGRSLGRVEERFAASLRPGDTFQFAGVNVEVEQLKDMELIVRGSSKAAMIPSYGGLRMPLTTHLADRVRAMLTDRAGWARFPDDVREWLEVQDWRSKLPGPDNLLVESFPHAGREYIVFYTFVGWNANQSLGMLVTKRMEDMGLMPGAFVANDYSLAVWGLKPVEDPAPLLSPDILTDEFIDWVQDSHLLRRAFREVAVIGGLVERQHPGKRKSGRQVTFSTDLIYDVLRKYEPDHVLIEAAWADARANMTDIGRLGDLLDTAAEKLDHVVLDRVSPLAVPVMVMIGRESVPQGAQDDELLLEAETLAGAAMRVDGVAEV, encoded by the coding sequence ATGGTGGTGAGCGCCGAAGACATACCCCCAGAGATCGCCGAATGGTTCGACGGGCGCGGCTGGCGCGTGCGGAGGCACCAAGCCGAAATGCTCGCGGCGAGCGATGCAGGCAAGCACGCGATGCTGGTGGCGGATACGGGGGCGGGCAAGACTCTGGCGGGTTTCCTGCCGACGCTCGCCGACTTCAGCCCCAGCCGCATCGGCGATGGCAAACCGCCGCAGGGTTTGCACACGCTTTACGTTTCGCCACTGAAGGCGCTGGCGCATGATGTGCAGCGCAACCTTCTCACGCCGATCGAGGAGATCGGCCTCGATATTCGCGTGGAAACGCGCAGCGGCGATACGCCGTCGGACCGCAAGCGCCGCCAGCGCAGCCGCCCGCCCAATGTCTTGCTGACCACGCCGGAAAGCCTGCACCTGTTGTTGAGCTACGAAGACAGCTTTTCGCTCTTTGCCGGATTGAAACGGGTAGTGGTCGACGAAATCCACGCCTTTGCCACGCAGAAGCGGGGCGACCTGCTGGCGGTGGCATTATCGCGTCTTCAAGCCATCGCGCCCGACATGCAACGCGCAGCCCTTTCCGCCACGGTGGCTGACCCTGAGGCCTTCCGCAGCTGGATCGCGCCATGGGGCGATCTCGACGCAGTAGACCTTGTGACCGGAGAAGCGGGCGCGGAGCCGCAGGTGGAAATCCTGCTGCCCGAGGAAGAGCGTGTGCCATGGGGCGGGCATGCCGCCACATGGTCGATCCCGCAGCTCTACGAGCGCATCAAGGCCAACAACACCACGCTGATCTTTACCAATACCCGCTTTCTTGCAGAATATATCTTCCAGCATCTGTGGGATGCGAATGAGGACAAGCTGCCGATCGGCATCCACCACGGCTCGCTCTCGAAAGAGGCGCGACGCAAGGTGGAGGGGGCGATGGCGCGCGGCGAATTGCGCGCGCTGGTGTGCACGGCCAGCCTCGATCTGGGCGTGGACTGGGGCGATATCGACCTCGTCGTGCAGATGGGCGCGCCAAAGGGCTCCAGCCGCCTGTTGCAGCGCATAGGTCGCGCCAATCACCGGCTCGACCAGCCCAGCCGGGCGCTGCTGGTGCCGGGCAACCGGTTCGAGTTTCTCGAGGCCACTGCTGCGCGCGAAGCTGTCGACGAAGGCAAGCGCGATGGCGAGGATTTCCGTCGCGGGGGCTTGGATGTATTGGCCCAGCATATCATGGCTTGCGCCTGCGCCGCGCCGTTCGACGAGGCGGAGTTGTTGTCGCAAGTCCGATCCTGCCTGCCCTATGCCTCGGTCGATCAAGAGCTGTTCGGGCGCGTCATCGAATTCGTTGCCACGGGCGGTTATGCGCTGCGCGCCTATGACAAGTTCAAGCGCATCGTGCGCGGCAAGGATGGCGTGTGGCGCCTTGCTCACCCGGAGCAGGCGCACCGCCACCGCATGAATGCCGGTATCATCCTCGATGCCGAAATGCTCGACGTGCGCTTTCGCAACGGGCGTTCTCTCGGACGGGTCGAGGAACGCTTCGCCGCGTCATTAAGGCCCGGTGATACCTTCCAGTTCGCGGGCGTGAATGTCGAGGTGGAACAGCTGAAGGACATGGAGCTAATCGTGCGTGGCAGTTCCAAGGCGGCGATGATCCCCAGCTATGGCGGGCTGCGCATGCCGCTCACCACGCATCTGGCCGACCGTGTGCGCGCCATGCTGACGGACCGGGCCGGTTGGGCGCGCTTCCCCGACGATGTGCGCGAATGGCTGGAAGTGCAGGACTGGCGCAGCAAGCTGCCGGGCCCGGACAATCTGCTTGTGGAGAGCTTCCCGCATGCAGGCCGCGAGTACATCGTCTTTTATACGTTCGTTGGCTGGAATGCGAACCAGTCGCTGGGCATGCTGGTGACGAAGCGGATGGAGGATATGGGGCTGATGCCCGGTGCCTTCGTCGCCAATGATTACTCGCTGGCGGTGTGGGGCCTGAAGCCGGTCGAAGACCCCGCGCCGCTGCTTTCGCCCGATATCCTGACCGATGAATTTATCGACTGGGTGCAGGATTCCCACCTGCTGCGCCGAGCCTTTCGCGAAGTGGCGGTGATCGGAGGGCTGGTCGAACGCCAACACCCCGGCAAGCGCAAGAGCGGGCGGCAGGTGACGTTCAGTACCGACCTCATTTACGACGTGCTGCGCAAATACGAGCCCGACCATGTGCTGATCGAGGCGGCATGGGCCGATGCGCGGGCCAATATGACCGATATCGGACGGCTGGGCGACCTGCTCGATACCGCCGCCGAGAAACTGGACCACGTCGTGCTGGACAGGGTCAGCCCGCTCGCCGTGCCCGTGATGGTGATGATCGGGCGGGAGTCCGTGCCGCAAGGCGCGCAGGATGACGAATTGCTGCTGGAGGCGGAAACGCTGGCAGGCGCGGCGATGCGCGTGGATGGTGTGGCGGAGGTTTAG
- a CDS encoding MotA/TolQ/ExbB proton channel family protein has translation MLIDLLATGAAGAAEAPVNEFGFWEAMNQGGIVAWSILGIMVIMSVGSFYILFTKYFEQNKVMKEYRSGRAAFWRAGSLKEGATKFDKNSAWRQLVDDGIRAGDESAKMHDSLESHDWLHGTLQRSESSIMAKLNGGLPFLATVGATAPFVGLLGTVIGIYRALINIGMSGSASIDKVAGPVGEALIMTAIGLLVAVPAVFAYNYLMSRNRRIQAMLSGFSTDLQANITSDGAVKPSLMTANSTATAAKSAKAAPATAKPAAKPAASTTTTGTTTTGTTPPKR, from the coding sequence ATGCTTATTGACCTTCTAGCAACCGGAGCCGCTGGTGCAGCGGAAGCTCCCGTCAACGAATTCGGCTTCTGGGAAGCTATGAACCAGGGCGGCATCGTCGCCTGGTCGATCCTCGGCATCATGGTCATCATGTCCGTGGGCTCGTTCTACATCCTGTTCACGAAGTATTTCGAACAGAACAAGGTGATGAAGGAGTACCGCTCGGGCCGCGCCGCTTTCTGGCGTGCCGGTTCGCTGAAGGAAGGCGCGACCAAGTTCGACAAGAACAGCGCATGGCGCCAGCTGGTGGACGACGGCATCCGTGCCGGCGACGAATCGGCCAAGATGCACGACAGCCTTGAATCGCATGATTGGCTGCACGGCACGCTGCAGCGTTCGGAAAGCTCGATCATGGCCAAGCTGAATGGCGGTCTGCCGTTCCTCGCCACGGTGGGTGCAACCGCACCGTTCGTGGGCCTGCTCGGCACCGTGATCGGTATCTACCGCGCCCTGATCAACATCGGCATGTCGGGTTCGGCATCGATCGACAAGGTTGCAGGCCCGGTGGGTGAAGCCCTGATCATGACCGCTATCGGTCTGCTCGTGGCTGTTCCGGCCGTGTTCGCCTACAACTACCTGATGAGCCGCAACCGTCGCATCCAGGCCATGCTGTCGGGCTTCAGCACCGACCTTCAGGCGAACATCACCTCCGATGGTGCGGTGAAGCCTTCGCTGATGACGGCGAACTCTACCGCTACGGCTGCCAAGTCGGCCAAGGCTGCTCCGGCAACGGCTAAGCCTGCTGCGAAGCCTGCCGCGTCGACCACCACCACTGGTACGACGACCACCGGCACCACGCCTCCGAAGCGCTAG
- a CDS encoding ExbD/TolR family protein has product MAITAIVAFASVWQPDTDEPLQVTTFDLPNPWFATAEGARHWVRLGVDSLGRFFIDGAIVTPEVAQSVLATHAAENSETVVLLEPEDDAPFGNVLIALGIVRSAGLRRDSLCFMGIEAHRDFEKAVDHASKRNATTNGAERVMVAAQSRTDTLPVSPRCPEWELLH; this is encoded by the coding sequence GTGGCAATCACCGCCATTGTCGCCTTTGCTTCCGTATGGCAGCCGGACACAGATGAACCATTGCAGGTGACGACCTTCGATCTACCTAATCCATGGTTCGCCACGGCAGAGGGAGCGCGGCATTGGGTCCGTCTGGGGGTCGACAGCCTCGGACGATTTTTTATCGACGGCGCCATAGTCACACCTGAGGTTGCACAGTCCGTGCTGGCCACGCACGCTGCTGAGAATTCGGAGACAGTTGTGCTCTTGGAACCAGAGGATGATGCACCTTTTGGCAACGTTTTGATCGCGCTAGGCATTGTGAGAAGCGCCGGATTGCGGCGAGATAGCCTCTGCTTCATGGGGATAGAGGCCCACAGGGACTTCGAGAAAGCGGTGGATCACGCATCTAAGCGAAACGCAACCACCAACGGCGCGGAAAGGGTAATGGTTGCGGCTCAATCCAGAACCGACACCCTACCAGTCTCGCCCAGATGTCCCGAATGGGAACTGCTTCACTAA
- a CDS encoding BON domain-containing protein — translation MANRYNRNGERYSRYYNDDRGYGRQAEQFEQRSESQYGDSAYADDDDYSRPRNSRDNERSPYDEQLRRDDRQRGQRRETSRTDYDPMSYYEQDDARYGRMRSDATHGYFRGDDFGGEPIGGGASFFPSSDDRFGRSSRSRSYDRGERGFFDKAGDEIASWFGDEDAARRREMDNRGHGPSNYTRSNERILEDSCDRLTEDRGVDARGIEVTVEDSEVTLNGTVNTRWEKRHAEDIVHDLSGVKHVQNNLRIAEADMRAGTSPQGREVS, via the coding sequence ATGGCAAACCGATACAATCGAAATGGCGAGCGTTACAGCCGCTACTACAATGACGACCGCGGCTATGGCCGCCAGGCCGAGCAGTTCGAGCAGCGCAGTGAATCGCAATATGGCGACAGCGCCTATGCCGACGATGACGACTATTCGCGCCCGCGTAATTCGCGCGATAACGAGCGTTCGCCCTATGACGAGCAGCTGCGGCGTGATGACAGGCAGCGTGGCCAGCGCCGCGAGACCTCGCGCACCGATTACGACCCGATGAGCTATTACGAGCAGGACGATGCTCGCTATGGCCGAATGCGGTCCGATGCGACGCATGGCTATTTTCGCGGCGACGATTTCGGCGGCGAGCCGATCGGTGGCGGTGCCAGCTTCTTCCCGAGCTCCGACGATCGCTTCGGTCGTTCCTCGCGCAGCCGGTCCTACGACCGCGGTGAGCGCGGCTTCTTCGACAAGGCTGGCGACGAGATCGCAAGTTGGTTCGGCGATGAAGATGCGGCGCGTCGGCGCGAGATGGACAATCGCGGCCACGGGCCAAGCAATTATACCCGATCCAACGAGCGTATCCTCGAAGATTCCTGCGACCGCCTGACCGAAGATCGCGGCGTCGATGCGCGCGGTATCGAAGTGACGGTGGAAGACAGCGAAGTGACGCTGAACGGCACGGTCAATACGCGCTGGGAAAAGCGCCACGCCGAAGACATCGTGCATGACCTGTCGGGCGTGAAGCATGTGCAGAACAATCTGCGTATCGCGGAAGCGGATATGCGCGCAGGCACATCGCCGCAGGGCCGCGAAGTGTCCTGA
- a CDS encoding J domain-containing protein, with product MMKFVVIGAAILLMYRWIMKRWPWESKISTRNQALFRARRLLGVEERAGRKDIVTAHKRLVAMVHPDKGGTNEQVHEANAARDLLLNELPDGVE from the coding sequence ATGATGAAATTCGTCGTTATCGGCGCTGCGATCCTGCTGATGTATCGCTGGATCATGAAGCGCTGGCCGTGGGAATCGAAAATCTCGACGCGGAACCAAGCGCTGTTTCGCGCCCGCCGCCTGCTGGGCGTGGAAGAGCGTGCCGGGCGCAAGGATATCGTGACAGCGCATAAGCGGCTTGTCGCCATGGTCCATCCCGATAAAGGTGGCACGAACGAGCAGGTGCACGAGGCGAACGCCGCGCGCGACCTGCTGCTAAACGAATTGCCCGACGGCGTGGAGTGA
- a CDS encoding homoserine dehydrogenase yields MAATLRIALAGLGTVGAGVLRLLEENGDLIAARAGRAIEVVAVSARDRSKDRGVDLSAYDWEDDMTAFAAREDVDVVVELVGGSDGPALALARKALAGGKGVVTANKAMIAHHGLELARLAEQSDAPLRYEAAVSGGIPVVKGLGEGAAANRIERIYGILNGTCNYVLSAMESAGADFAEVLSDAQALGYAEADPTFDIEGVDAGHKLAILASLAFGTQLDFDAVETTGITRIRAADIAQGKALGYVIRLIGLADVSDDGHLFQRVAPYLVPVSHPLAGVTGPTNAVVAEGNFSGRLLFEGAGAGDGPTASAVVADLIDIARGSRAAPFSLPVAGLKAAEPADPGHRRNRAYLRFVVADRPGVLAEITAAMRDAGVSIESMMQHGQPDDTGEPVLVAMVTHDGPESGVASALALLEGSESLVEEPLVMRLLG; encoded by the coding sequence ATGGCCGCGACCTTACGCATTGCCTTGGCAGGCCTGGGCACAGTGGGTGCGGGCGTATTGCGCCTGCTCGAAGAGAATGGCGACCTGATTGCGGCGCGAGCCGGGCGGGCGATCGAAGTTGTGGCCGTTTCCGCGCGCGACCGGTCGAAAGACCGCGGGGTCGATCTCTCCGCCTATGACTGGGAAGACGATATGACCGCCTTCGCTGCGCGCGAGGATGTGGATGTCGTGGTGGAGCTGGTCGGTGGATCGGACGGCCCTGCGCTCGCACTGGCGCGCAAGGCGCTGGCTGGCGGCAAGGGCGTGGTCACGGCGAACAAGGCCATGATCGCGCATCACGGGCTGGAGCTTGCGCGGTTGGCCGAACAGAGTGACGCGCCGCTGCGCTATGAAGCGGCGGTGTCGGGCGGCATTCCCGTCGTCAAAGGGCTGGGCGAAGGCGCGGCGGCGAACCGCATCGAGCGGATTTACGGCATCCTCAATGGCACATGCAATTACGTCCTCTCCGCTATGGAAAGCGCGGGCGCGGACTTTGCCGAAGTGCTCTCCGACGCGCAGGCGCTGGGCTATGCCGAGGCCGATCCGACATTCGATATCGAGGGCGTCGATGCCGGTCACAAGCTGGCCATCCTCGCCAGCCTGGCATTCGGCACGCAGCTGGATTTCGATGCGGTCGAGACGACCGGCATCACTCGCATCCGTGCCGCCGATATCGCGCAGGGCAAGGCGCTCGGTTATGTCATCCGCCTGATCGGACTTGCCGATGTGAGCGATGATGGCCACCTGTTCCAGCGCGTCGCGCCCTATCTGGTGCCGGTCAGCCACCCGCTGGCCGGGGTGACGGGGCCGACGAACGCGGTGGTGGCAGAAGGCAATTTTTCAGGCCGCCTGCTGTTCGAAGGCGCGGGCGCGGGCGATGGCCCCACTGCAAGCGCCGTTGTCGCCGACCTTATCGATATCGCCAGAGGATCGCGCGCCGCGCCGTTCTCGCTGCCGGTTGCCGGTCTCAAGGCCGCTGAGCCTGCCGACCCGGGCCACCGTCGCAACCGCGCCTATCTGCGCTTCGTCGTCGCCGACCGTCCAGGCGTACTGGCCGAGATCACCGCCGCGATGCGTGATGCCGGCGTTTCCATCGAGAGCATGATGCAGCACGGCCAGCCGGACGATACGGGCGAACCTGTGCTCGTCGCCATGGTGACGCATGACGGTCCCGAAAGCGGTGTCGCTTCCGCTCTGGCCCTGCTCGAAGGCTCCGAGAGCCTCGTCGAAGAGCCCTTGGTGATGCGCTTGCTGGGCTGA
- a CDS encoding ExbD/TolR family protein, producing MAMSGGRDDGEPMMDMNMTPLIDVLLVLLIMFIITIPVATHAVSIDLPQPTDNPNTPEVDPVKNKIVLTTDEQILWNGTSISEGELVTNLQRSVAMTPEPETQFEPVANASYDHAARVLNIINGFGLTRFGFVGNEQYRQFGTGG from the coding sequence ATGGCAATGTCAGGCGGCAGAGACGATGGCGAGCCGATGATGGACATGAACATGACGCCGTTGATCGACGTCTTGCTCGTTCTTCTCATCATGTTCATCATCACCATCCCTGTGGCAACGCATGCGGTCAGCATCGACCTGCCGCAGCCCACCGACAACCCGAACACGCCCGAAGTCGATCCGGTGAAGAACAAGATCGTGCTCACTACTGATGAGCAGATCCTGTGGAACGGCACCTCGATCAGCGAAGGCGAGTTGGTGACGAACCTGCAGCGCTCTGTGGCGATGACCCCCGAGCCCGAAACACAGTTCGAGCCGGTGGCCAATGCCAGCTACGATCACGCAGCGCGCGTGCTGAACATCATAAACGGTTTCGGCCTCACGCGCTTCGGATTCGTCGGAAACGAGCAGTATCGCCAATTCGGCACCGGCGGCTGA
- a CDS encoding energy transducer TonB: MSGNRVVSIVIVALIHVLIGYVLISGLAMSAAEKIVERVTTVEIEEEEPPEPEEEPPPPEPVEQPVAPPPPVAPPPPLSIATSPPDVVTQQNIPPRTPPALTIPPPAPPAPPAPPPAPPPPPSQARGVQPEGQARWQRRIIENYPSRALRREIEGTVGVRVTVGPDGRVSGCSVTRSADPILDAAACDDMTRYARFSPALNDAGNPISGSWSTNIVYQIN; the protein is encoded by the coding sequence ATGAGTGGCAATCGAGTGGTCTCGATTGTTATCGTTGCCCTTATCCACGTGTTGATCGGCTACGTGCTGATTTCCGGCCTGGCCATGTCGGCTGCCGAGAAAATCGTCGAGCGCGTGACGACAGTGGAGATTGAGGAAGAAGAACCGCCGGAGCCTGAAGAGGAGCCGCCGCCACCCGAGCCGGTGGAGCAGCCCGTCGCTCCGCCCCCGCCGGTCGCACCGCCGCCGCCGCTGTCCATCGCGACAAGCCCGCCGGATGTGGTCACGCAGCAGAACATCCCGCCGCGCACGCCGCCGGCGCTGACGATTCCGCCGCCAGCACCGCCTGCGCCGCCGGCGCCGCCGCCAGCACCGCCGCCACCGCCTTCGCAGGCTCGCGGAGTGCAGCCCGAAGGCCAGGCCCGCTGGCAGCGTCGTATCATCGAGAACTACCCTTCGCGCGCGCTACGTCGCGAAATCGAAGGTACGGTCGGCGTACGCGTTACCGTTGGTCCTGACGGTCGCGTATCGGGCTGCAGCGTGACGCGCTCTGCCGATCCGATTCTCGACGCCGCAGCTTGCGACGACATGACACGCTACGCGCGGTTCAGCCCCGCTCTCAATGACGCTGGCAATCCGATATCGGGCAGCTGGTCCACCAATATCGTTTACCAGATCAACTGA